Proteins encoded within one genomic window of Tigriopus californicus strain San Diego chromosome 12, Tcal_SD_v2.1, whole genome shotgun sequence:
- the LOC131891492 gene encoding spondin-1-like isoform X1, with the protein MMPTHLFGCSIDELDELSYYQALNWRTLASSHSFSLSLWCNSSDNTNKYSEKTSLRRATISTFKTFAFQVPMEPVIKVRYKPKRMAVTQMMWFCCVVALVAMSTWIPRVSSMNRCDKSPQETSAPNTEGDNGFAITITGSPRLYRPEQIYTIKLTNINEEVLAKFQGFMVVAEPSKGNNGPMGRPNAERNLGKFHLLPGDAMTKFSHRCSHSVEAASSISKESVQFYWTAPPIGSGCIDFHAMIEERKDVWYADDGSLTYTLCEDKSPLAKPPIIEPCCACNEAKYEVYFEGIWSRHTHPKDFPPDEWQTEFSQLIGASHNLNYSFWEYGQTATQALQLLGEKGITFRLESQMKLFSDSIRSVIKAHGLQQRSNVMGRTFAVFRVDPNHHLLSLVSKMIPSPDWIVGLSKENLCLADCTWVENRVIDLYPWDIGTQSGMRYDSPDQPTNPRSKIQRITSSNPNDPESPFFDETSAPMKPAARLHILKQREYKKPCPPGRLGPINNMNPSWSAIGGAFMPDSSSSYPDGSMGMPGSIGQMNPGMYGGENQNYGDLSGGGGGNGGALGGGRYDPPSNNYDNQNSYLYGEGIGQPTETELYGQGAGGYDPYGQDAGSNSPYGSRFPTTTEQQPNENSNSFFGNLFSGGNSRNDQENEEDNACQLTEWGQWEPCSQTCSGPGSSRVRWREYVYKIKARYSSCQEQLMDKEPCRELPKCESRDYGQAYNPFREFRDDRPWSERGLQSDALGAAPVSYSYDSGSKNYDPSFQSRPSPYNPPYRSDGAQQNDESHAGEDEFSSNSYGNSYIYGHSDTNGDVDLPRYSKLNALPDEYDVEDQNCQVTQWGAWSDCSSQCGTGHRTRQRRYTEHDRSAGCSEELDDQEPCMGQGKGCPNQKPGVTGLGFGFTNHNGYFNPNANMMCAMTSWGEWSPCSSKCGTGTRMRMRLFRVPFVDNRRCDISLIAKEICLGTDEGCDSSTGFLNGPATYDMDASDQDDEFDLVFPVSNQMDPYYQSVDPYNRYNNQYELHDNEINIRPLPDQPRHVSYSYQRHDDDFVCSSDPDPGSCQGHFPRWYYDTQSETCKEFSYTGCKGNKNNFISYERCMSVCGSQFGSHNWDVEEQGPFGKLKAMNSIKIDRNPRVIIDCQVSTWSEWSECSKSCGIGWQTREREIILETQGGGKRCPRKLERRRKCSKIPCPTDSRYWYRGSWRHMVSNDDVQRAGK; encoded by the exons ATGATGCCCACTCATCTATTTGGGTGCTCAATTGACGAACTCGATGAGCTCAGTTATTACCAGGCTCTCAACTGGCGAACACTGGCGAGCTCGCactcattttctctctcactttGGTGCAATTCCAGTGACAACACGAACAAGTACTCGGAAAAAACAAGTCTTCGGAGAGCTACTATTTCCACTTTCAAG ACGTTCGCTTTTCAGGTTCCAATGGAACCAGTCATCAAGGTTCGCTACAAACCCAAACGGATGGCCGTCACCCAGATGATGTGGTTCTGCTGCGTGGTGGCTCTGGTCGCAATGTCCACGTGGATCCCCAGGGTGTCCAGTATGAATCGTTGCGACAAATCCCCCCAGGAGACCAGTGCTCCCAACACGGAAGGTGACAACGGGTTTGCCATCACCATCACCGGTTCTCCCCGGCTCTATCGACCAGAACAAATCTACACCATTAAACTGACG AACATTAACGAGGAAGTCTTGGCCAAGTTTCAAGGATTCATGGTCGTGGCCGAACCCTCCAAAGGGAACAATGGTCCCATGGGCCGTCCCAATGCTGAGCGCAATCTGGGCAAGTTTCACCTTCTGCCAGGGGATGCCATGACCAAGTTCTCACATCGTTGCTCTCATTCCGTGGAAGCGGCAAGCTCCATTTCCAAGGAGTCCGTCCAG ttctaTTGGACCGCCCCACCAATTGGATCAGGATGTATCGATTTTCATGCCATGATCGAGGAGCGAAAAGATGTTTGGTATGCCGACGATGGGAGTCTCACGTACACACTTTGTGAGGATAAGAGCCCGTTGGCTAAACCTCCG ATCATTGAACCATGCTGCGCCTGCAATGAGGCCAAATACGAGGTCTACTTTGAAGGCATCTGGTCGAGGCACACCCATCCTAAGGACTTTCCTCCGGATGAATGGCAGACCGAATTCTCTCAATTGATTGGAGCCAGTCACAACTTGAACTACTC ATTTTGGGAATATGGACAAACAGCCACCCAAGCCCTTCAGCTGTTGGGAGAAAAGGGCATTACTTTCCGCTTGGAATCCCAGATGAAGCTCTTCAGTGATAGCATAAGGTCGGTCATCAAGGCTCATGGTCTTCAACAGAGATCCAATGTCATGGGGCGGACATTTGCGGTGTTCCGAGTGGACCCAAACCACCACCTTTTGTCTTTGGTGTCCAAG ATGATACCAAGTCCTGATTGGATTGTGGGACTGTCCAAAGAGAATTTATGCCTGGCTGATTGCACTTGGGTGGAGAACCGAGTGATCGATTTGTACCCCTGGGACATTGGTACTCAAAG TGGGATGAGATATGACTCACCTGatcaacccaccaacccaagGAGCAAGATTCAGCGGATTACCTCAAGTAACCCAAATGATCCAGAGTCCCCTTTCTTTGATGAAACAA GTGCTCCAATGAAACCTGCTGCACGCCTGCACATCTTAAAACAACGTGAATACAAGAAACCCTGTCCACCTGGAAGACTTGGTCCCATTAACAACATGAACCCAAGTTGGAGTGCCATTGGTGGAGCATTCATGCCAGACTCCTCCTCTTCCTACCCTGACGGATCAATGGGCATGCCTGGTTCCATTGGGCAAATGAATCCAG GAATGTACGGCGGGGAGAATCAAAACTATGGCGATCTCTCCGGAGGAGGTGGCGGCAATGGTGGAGCTCTAGGAGGCGGACGATATGATCCACCAAGCAATAACTATGACAATCAGAATAGCTATCTCTATGGGGAAGGTATTGGTCAACCTACGGAAACCGAACTTTACGGACAGGGAGCAG gaggaTATGATCCCTACGGACAAGATGCTGGAAGCAACTCGCCTTACGGCAGCCGATTCCCAACCACAACTGAACAACAACCCAATGAAAACTCAAACTCTTTCTTTGGGAATCTGTTTTCTGGCGGAAACTCCCGAAACGaccaagaaaatgaggaaGACAACGCTTGCCAG TTGACTGAATGGGGTCAATGGGAGCCTTGCTCTCAGACTTGCAGTGGACCTGGATCGTCGAGGGTTCGATGGAGGGAATATGTCTACAAAAT AAAAGCGCGGTACAGCAGTTGCCAAGAACAACTAATGGATAAGGAGCCTTGTCGAGAATTGCCCAAGTGTGAATCTCGGGATTACGGGCAAGCATACAATCCCTTCAGAGAGTTCCGCGATGATCGCCCATGGTCAGAAAGGGGTCTCCAGTCTG ATGCTTTGGGAGCCGCTCCAGTCAGTTACTCCTACGATTCCGGATCCAAGAACTACGATCCATCGTTCCAATCCAGACCCTCTCCATACAATCCTCCATACCGCAGTGACGGTGCCCAACAAAATGATGAATCCCATGCTGGAGAGGATGAATTCTCATCCAATTCCTATGGGAACTCTTATATATACGGGCACAGTGATACAAATGG GGATGTTGATCTGCCTCGATATTCAAAACTGAATGCCTTGCCCGATGAATACGACGTGGaagatcaaaattgtcaaGTGACTCAATGGGGAGCTTGGAGTGATTGTTCAAGTCAATGTGGAACCGGCCATAG GACTAGACAACGACGTTACACGGAGCACGACAGATCTGCAGGTTGTTCGGAGGAGTTAGACGACCAGGAGCCTTGTATGGGTCAAGGTAAAGGCTGCCCGAACCAAAAACCCGGCGTTACCGGTCTTGGTTTTGGCTTTACCAATCACAATGGCTACTTCAATCCCAATGCCAACATGATGTGCGCCATGACCTCCTGGGGAGAATGGAGTCCGTGCAGCTCCAAGTGCGGAACAGGCACGAGG ATGAGGATGCGACTCTTCCGGGTGCCTTTTGTGGACAACCGTCGGTGCGATATTAGTCTCATCGCCAAAGAGATTTGTTTGGGAACAGATGAGGGGTGTGACTCGTCCACAGGGTTCTTGAACGGCCCTGCCACGTATGATATGGACGCTTCTGACCAAGACGACGAATTCGACCTGG TATTTCCAGTGTCGAACCAAATGGATCCCTACTACCAGTCGGTGGACCCGTATAACCGCTACAACAACCAGTACGAGTTGCACGATAACGAGATCAATATCAGACCCTTGCCCGATCAACCCAGACATGTGTCCTACTCTTATCAACGACATGACGATGACTTTGTCTGCTCCAGTGATCCAGAC CCCGGATCCTGTCAAGGCCACTTTCCAAGGTGGTACTATGACACTCAAAGCGAAACCTGCAAAGAGTTCTCATACACTGGATGCAAAGGGAACAAGAACAACTTCATCTCCTACGAGCGCTGCATGAGTGTTTGTGGCAGTCAATTTGGCTCGCACAACTGGGATGTGGAGGAGCAAGGACCTTTTGGCAAGCTGAAGGCCATGAACTCCATCAAGATTGACCGCAACCCCAG GGTTATCATTGATTGTCAAGTATCCACATGGAGCGAGTGGTCAGAGTGTTCGAAATCCTGCGGCATTGGCTGGCAGACG AGAGAACGTGAGATCATCCTGGAGACTCAAGGAGGAGGCAAAAGATGTCCCAGGAAACtcgagagaaggagaaagtgTAGCAAGATCCCTTGCCCAACAGACAGCCGCTACTGGTACAGGGGTAGTTGGAG GCACATGGTGAGCAATGACGACGTTCAGCGGGCTGGAAAGTAA
- the LOC131891492 gene encoding spondin-1-like isoform X2 has product MMPTHLFGCSIDELDELSYYQALNWRTLASSHSFSLSLWCNSSDNTNKYSEKTSLRRATISTFKTFAFQVPMEPVIKVRYKPKRMAVTQMMWFCCVVALVAMSTWIPRVSSMNRCDKSPQETSAPNTEGDNGFAITITGSPRLYRPEQIYTIKLTNINEEVLAKFQGFMVVAEPSKGNNGPMGRPNAERNLGKFHLLPGDAMTKFSHRCSHSVEAASSISKESVQFYWTAPPIGSGCIDFHAMIEERKDVWYADDGSLTYTLCEDKSPLAKPPIIEPCCACNEAKYEVYFEGIWSRHTHPKDFPPDEWQTEFSQLIGASHNLNYSFWEYGQTATQALQLLGEKGITFRLESQMKLFSDSIRSVIKAHGLQQRSNVMGRTFAVFRVDPNHHLLSLVSKMIPSPDWIVGLSKENLCLADCTWVENRVIDLYPWDIGTQSGMRYDSPDQPTNPRSKIQRITSSNPNDPESPFFDETSAPMKPAARLHILKQREYKKPCPPGRLGPINNMNPSWSAIGGAFMPDSSSSYPDGSMGMPGSIGQMNPGMYGGENQNYGDLSGGGGGNGGALGGGRYDPPSNNYDNQNSYLYGEGIGQPTETELYGQGAGGYDPYGQDAGSNSPYGSRFPTTTEQQPNENSNSFFGNLFSGGNSRNDQENEEDNACQLTEWGQWEPCSQTCSGPGSSRVRWREYVYKIKARYSSCQEQLMDKEPCRELPKCESRDYGQAYNPFREFRDDRPWSERGLQSDALGAAPVSYSYDSGSKNYDPSFQSRPSPYNPPYRSDGAQQNDESHAGEDEFSSNSYGNSYIYGHSDTNGDVDLPRYSKLNALPDEYDVEDQNCQVTQWGAWSDCSSQCGTGHRTRQRRYTEHDRSAGCSEELDDQEPCMGQGKGCPNQKPGVTGLGFGFTNHNGYFNPNANMMCAMTSWGEWSPCSSKCGTGTRMRMRLFRVPFVDNRRCDISLIAKEICLGTDEGCDSSTGFLNGPATYDMDASDQDDEFDLVSNQMDPYYQSVDPYNRYNNQYELHDNEINIRPLPDQPRHVSYSYQRHDDDFVCSSDPDPGSCQGHFPRWYYDTQSETCKEFSYTGCKGNKNNFISYERCMSVCGSQFGSHNWDVEEQGPFGKLKAMNSIKIDRNPRVIIDCQVSTWSEWSECSKSCGIGWQTREREIILETQGGGKRCPRKLERRRKCSKIPCPTDSRYWYRGSWRHMVSNDDVQRAGK; this is encoded by the exons ATGATGCCCACTCATCTATTTGGGTGCTCAATTGACGAACTCGATGAGCTCAGTTATTACCAGGCTCTCAACTGGCGAACACTGGCGAGCTCGCactcattttctctctcactttGGTGCAATTCCAGTGACAACACGAACAAGTACTCGGAAAAAACAAGTCTTCGGAGAGCTACTATTTCCACTTTCAAG ACGTTCGCTTTTCAGGTTCCAATGGAACCAGTCATCAAGGTTCGCTACAAACCCAAACGGATGGCCGTCACCCAGATGATGTGGTTCTGCTGCGTGGTGGCTCTGGTCGCAATGTCCACGTGGATCCCCAGGGTGTCCAGTATGAATCGTTGCGACAAATCCCCCCAGGAGACCAGTGCTCCCAACACGGAAGGTGACAACGGGTTTGCCATCACCATCACCGGTTCTCCCCGGCTCTATCGACCAGAACAAATCTACACCATTAAACTGACG AACATTAACGAGGAAGTCTTGGCCAAGTTTCAAGGATTCATGGTCGTGGCCGAACCCTCCAAAGGGAACAATGGTCCCATGGGCCGTCCCAATGCTGAGCGCAATCTGGGCAAGTTTCACCTTCTGCCAGGGGATGCCATGACCAAGTTCTCACATCGTTGCTCTCATTCCGTGGAAGCGGCAAGCTCCATTTCCAAGGAGTCCGTCCAG ttctaTTGGACCGCCCCACCAATTGGATCAGGATGTATCGATTTTCATGCCATGATCGAGGAGCGAAAAGATGTTTGGTATGCCGACGATGGGAGTCTCACGTACACACTTTGTGAGGATAAGAGCCCGTTGGCTAAACCTCCG ATCATTGAACCATGCTGCGCCTGCAATGAGGCCAAATACGAGGTCTACTTTGAAGGCATCTGGTCGAGGCACACCCATCCTAAGGACTTTCCTCCGGATGAATGGCAGACCGAATTCTCTCAATTGATTGGAGCCAGTCACAACTTGAACTACTC ATTTTGGGAATATGGACAAACAGCCACCCAAGCCCTTCAGCTGTTGGGAGAAAAGGGCATTACTTTCCGCTTGGAATCCCAGATGAAGCTCTTCAGTGATAGCATAAGGTCGGTCATCAAGGCTCATGGTCTTCAACAGAGATCCAATGTCATGGGGCGGACATTTGCGGTGTTCCGAGTGGACCCAAACCACCACCTTTTGTCTTTGGTGTCCAAG ATGATACCAAGTCCTGATTGGATTGTGGGACTGTCCAAAGAGAATTTATGCCTGGCTGATTGCACTTGGGTGGAGAACCGAGTGATCGATTTGTACCCCTGGGACATTGGTACTCAAAG TGGGATGAGATATGACTCACCTGatcaacccaccaacccaagGAGCAAGATTCAGCGGATTACCTCAAGTAACCCAAATGATCCAGAGTCCCCTTTCTTTGATGAAACAA GTGCTCCAATGAAACCTGCTGCACGCCTGCACATCTTAAAACAACGTGAATACAAGAAACCCTGTCCACCTGGAAGACTTGGTCCCATTAACAACATGAACCCAAGTTGGAGTGCCATTGGTGGAGCATTCATGCCAGACTCCTCCTCTTCCTACCCTGACGGATCAATGGGCATGCCTGGTTCCATTGGGCAAATGAATCCAG GAATGTACGGCGGGGAGAATCAAAACTATGGCGATCTCTCCGGAGGAGGTGGCGGCAATGGTGGAGCTCTAGGAGGCGGACGATATGATCCACCAAGCAATAACTATGACAATCAGAATAGCTATCTCTATGGGGAAGGTATTGGTCAACCTACGGAAACCGAACTTTACGGACAGGGAGCAG gaggaTATGATCCCTACGGACAAGATGCTGGAAGCAACTCGCCTTACGGCAGCCGATTCCCAACCACAACTGAACAACAACCCAATGAAAACTCAAACTCTTTCTTTGGGAATCTGTTTTCTGGCGGAAACTCCCGAAACGaccaagaaaatgaggaaGACAACGCTTGCCAG TTGACTGAATGGGGTCAATGGGAGCCTTGCTCTCAGACTTGCAGTGGACCTGGATCGTCGAGGGTTCGATGGAGGGAATATGTCTACAAAAT AAAAGCGCGGTACAGCAGTTGCCAAGAACAACTAATGGATAAGGAGCCTTGTCGAGAATTGCCCAAGTGTGAATCTCGGGATTACGGGCAAGCATACAATCCCTTCAGAGAGTTCCGCGATGATCGCCCATGGTCAGAAAGGGGTCTCCAGTCTG ATGCTTTGGGAGCCGCTCCAGTCAGTTACTCCTACGATTCCGGATCCAAGAACTACGATCCATCGTTCCAATCCAGACCCTCTCCATACAATCCTCCATACCGCAGTGACGGTGCCCAACAAAATGATGAATCCCATGCTGGAGAGGATGAATTCTCATCCAATTCCTATGGGAACTCTTATATATACGGGCACAGTGATACAAATGG GGATGTTGATCTGCCTCGATATTCAAAACTGAATGCCTTGCCCGATGAATACGACGTGGaagatcaaaattgtcaaGTGACTCAATGGGGAGCTTGGAGTGATTGTTCAAGTCAATGTGGAACCGGCCATAG GACTAGACAACGACGTTACACGGAGCACGACAGATCTGCAGGTTGTTCGGAGGAGTTAGACGACCAGGAGCCTTGTATGGGTCAAGGTAAAGGCTGCCCGAACCAAAAACCCGGCGTTACCGGTCTTGGTTTTGGCTTTACCAATCACAATGGCTACTTCAATCCCAATGCCAACATGATGTGCGCCATGACCTCCTGGGGAGAATGGAGTCCGTGCAGCTCCAAGTGCGGAACAGGCACGAGG ATGAGGATGCGACTCTTCCGGGTGCCTTTTGTGGACAACCGTCGGTGCGATATTAGTCTCATCGCCAAAGAGATTTGTTTGGGAACAGATGAGGGGTGTGACTCGTCCACAGGGTTCTTGAACGGCCCTGCCACGTATGATATGGACGCTTCTGACCAAGACGACGAATTCGACCTGG TGTCGAACCAAATGGATCCCTACTACCAGTCGGTGGACCCGTATAACCGCTACAACAACCAGTACGAGTTGCACGATAACGAGATCAATATCAGACCCTTGCCCGATCAACCCAGACATGTGTCCTACTCTTATCAACGACATGACGATGACTTTGTCTGCTCCAGTGATCCAGAC CCCGGATCCTGTCAAGGCCACTTTCCAAGGTGGTACTATGACACTCAAAGCGAAACCTGCAAAGAGTTCTCATACACTGGATGCAAAGGGAACAAGAACAACTTCATCTCCTACGAGCGCTGCATGAGTGTTTGTGGCAGTCAATTTGGCTCGCACAACTGGGATGTGGAGGAGCAAGGACCTTTTGGCAAGCTGAAGGCCATGAACTCCATCAAGATTGACCGCAACCCCAG GGTTATCATTGATTGTCAAGTATCCACATGGAGCGAGTGGTCAGAGTGTTCGAAATCCTGCGGCATTGGCTGGCAGACG AGAGAACGTGAGATCATCCTGGAGACTCAAGGAGGAGGCAAAAGATGTCCCAGGAAACtcgagagaaggagaaagtgTAGCAAGATCCCTTGCCCAACAGACAGCCGCTACTGGTACAGGGGTAGTTGGAG GCACATGGTGAGCAATGACGACGTTCAGCGGGCTGGAAAGTAA
- the LOC131891492 gene encoding spondin-1-like isoform X3, with amino-acid sequence MMPTHLFGCSIDELDELSYYQALNWRTLASSHSFSLSLWCNSSDNTNKYSEKTSLRRATISTFKVPMEPVIKVRYKPKRMAVTQMMWFCCVVALVAMSTWIPRVSSMNRCDKSPQETSAPNTEGDNGFAITITGSPRLYRPEQIYTIKLTNINEEVLAKFQGFMVVAEPSKGNNGPMGRPNAERNLGKFHLLPGDAMTKFSHRCSHSVEAASSISKESVQFYWTAPPIGSGCIDFHAMIEERKDVWYADDGSLTYTLCEDKSPLAKPPIIEPCCACNEAKYEVYFEGIWSRHTHPKDFPPDEWQTEFSQLIGASHNLNYSFWEYGQTATQALQLLGEKGITFRLESQMKLFSDSIRSVIKAHGLQQRSNVMGRTFAVFRVDPNHHLLSLVSKMIPSPDWIVGLSKENLCLADCTWVENRVIDLYPWDIGTQSGMRYDSPDQPTNPRSKIQRITSSNPNDPESPFFDETSAPMKPAARLHILKQREYKKPCPPGRLGPINNMNPSWSAIGGAFMPDSSSSYPDGSMGMPGSIGQMNPGMYGGENQNYGDLSGGGGGNGGALGGGRYDPPSNNYDNQNSYLYGEGIGQPTETELYGQGAGGYDPYGQDAGSNSPYGSRFPTTTEQQPNENSNSFFGNLFSGGNSRNDQENEEDNACQLTEWGQWEPCSQTCSGPGSSRVRWREYVYKIKARYSSCQEQLMDKEPCRELPKCESRDYGQAYNPFREFRDDRPWSERGLQSDALGAAPVSYSYDSGSKNYDPSFQSRPSPYNPPYRSDGAQQNDESHAGEDEFSSNSYGNSYIYGHSDTNGDVDLPRYSKLNALPDEYDVEDQNCQVTQWGAWSDCSSQCGTGHRTRQRRYTEHDRSAGCSEELDDQEPCMGQGKGCPNQKPGVTGLGFGFTNHNGYFNPNANMMCAMTSWGEWSPCSSKCGTGTRMRMRLFRVPFVDNRRCDISLIAKEICLGTDEGCDSSTGFLNGPATYDMDASDQDDEFDLVFPVSNQMDPYYQSVDPYNRYNNQYELHDNEINIRPLPDQPRHVSYSYQRHDDDFVCSSDPDPGSCQGHFPRWYYDTQSETCKEFSYTGCKGNKNNFISYERCMSVCGSQFGSHNWDVEEQGPFGKLKAMNSIKIDRNPRVIIDCQVSTWSEWSECSKSCGIGWQTREREIILETQGGGKRCPRKLERRRKCSKIPCPTDSRYWYRGSWRHMVSNDDVQRAGK; translated from the exons ATGATGCCCACTCATCTATTTGGGTGCTCAATTGACGAACTCGATGAGCTCAGTTATTACCAGGCTCTCAACTGGCGAACACTGGCGAGCTCGCactcattttctctctcactttGGTGCAATTCCAGTGACAACACGAACAAGTACTCGGAAAAAACAAGTCTTCGGAGAGCTACTATTTCCACTTTCAAG GTTCCAATGGAACCAGTCATCAAGGTTCGCTACAAACCCAAACGGATGGCCGTCACCCAGATGATGTGGTTCTGCTGCGTGGTGGCTCTGGTCGCAATGTCCACGTGGATCCCCAGGGTGTCCAGTATGAATCGTTGCGACAAATCCCCCCAGGAGACCAGTGCTCCCAACACGGAAGGTGACAACGGGTTTGCCATCACCATCACCGGTTCTCCCCGGCTCTATCGACCAGAACAAATCTACACCATTAAACTGACG AACATTAACGAGGAAGTCTTGGCCAAGTTTCAAGGATTCATGGTCGTGGCCGAACCCTCCAAAGGGAACAATGGTCCCATGGGCCGTCCCAATGCTGAGCGCAATCTGGGCAAGTTTCACCTTCTGCCAGGGGATGCCATGACCAAGTTCTCACATCGTTGCTCTCATTCCGTGGAAGCGGCAAGCTCCATTTCCAAGGAGTCCGTCCAG ttctaTTGGACCGCCCCACCAATTGGATCAGGATGTATCGATTTTCATGCCATGATCGAGGAGCGAAAAGATGTTTGGTATGCCGACGATGGGAGTCTCACGTACACACTTTGTGAGGATAAGAGCCCGTTGGCTAAACCTCCG ATCATTGAACCATGCTGCGCCTGCAATGAGGCCAAATACGAGGTCTACTTTGAAGGCATCTGGTCGAGGCACACCCATCCTAAGGACTTTCCTCCGGATGAATGGCAGACCGAATTCTCTCAATTGATTGGAGCCAGTCACAACTTGAACTACTC ATTTTGGGAATATGGACAAACAGCCACCCAAGCCCTTCAGCTGTTGGGAGAAAAGGGCATTACTTTCCGCTTGGAATCCCAGATGAAGCTCTTCAGTGATAGCATAAGGTCGGTCATCAAGGCTCATGGTCTTCAACAGAGATCCAATGTCATGGGGCGGACATTTGCGGTGTTCCGAGTGGACCCAAACCACCACCTTTTGTCTTTGGTGTCCAAG ATGATACCAAGTCCTGATTGGATTGTGGGACTGTCCAAAGAGAATTTATGCCTGGCTGATTGCACTTGGGTGGAGAACCGAGTGATCGATTTGTACCCCTGGGACATTGGTACTCAAAG TGGGATGAGATATGACTCACCTGatcaacccaccaacccaagGAGCAAGATTCAGCGGATTACCTCAAGTAACCCAAATGATCCAGAGTCCCCTTTCTTTGATGAAACAA GTGCTCCAATGAAACCTGCTGCACGCCTGCACATCTTAAAACAACGTGAATACAAGAAACCCTGTCCACCTGGAAGACTTGGTCCCATTAACAACATGAACCCAAGTTGGAGTGCCATTGGTGGAGCATTCATGCCAGACTCCTCCTCTTCCTACCCTGACGGATCAATGGGCATGCCTGGTTCCATTGGGCAAATGAATCCAG GAATGTACGGCGGGGAGAATCAAAACTATGGCGATCTCTCCGGAGGAGGTGGCGGCAATGGTGGAGCTCTAGGAGGCGGACGATATGATCCACCAAGCAATAACTATGACAATCAGAATAGCTATCTCTATGGGGAAGGTATTGGTCAACCTACGGAAACCGAACTTTACGGACAGGGAGCAG gaggaTATGATCCCTACGGACAAGATGCTGGAAGCAACTCGCCTTACGGCAGCCGATTCCCAACCACAACTGAACAACAACCCAATGAAAACTCAAACTCTTTCTTTGGGAATCTGTTTTCTGGCGGAAACTCCCGAAACGaccaagaaaatgaggaaGACAACGCTTGCCAG TTGACTGAATGGGGTCAATGGGAGCCTTGCTCTCAGACTTGCAGTGGACCTGGATCGTCGAGGGTTCGATGGAGGGAATATGTCTACAAAAT AAAAGCGCGGTACAGCAGTTGCCAAGAACAACTAATGGATAAGGAGCCTTGTCGAGAATTGCCCAAGTGTGAATCTCGGGATTACGGGCAAGCATACAATCCCTTCAGAGAGTTCCGCGATGATCGCCCATGGTCAGAAAGGGGTCTCCAGTCTG ATGCTTTGGGAGCCGCTCCAGTCAGTTACTCCTACGATTCCGGATCCAAGAACTACGATCCATCGTTCCAATCCAGACCCTCTCCATACAATCCTCCATACCGCAGTGACGGTGCCCAACAAAATGATGAATCCCATGCTGGAGAGGATGAATTCTCATCCAATTCCTATGGGAACTCTTATATATACGGGCACAGTGATACAAATGG GGATGTTGATCTGCCTCGATATTCAAAACTGAATGCCTTGCCCGATGAATACGACGTGGaagatcaaaattgtcaaGTGACTCAATGGGGAGCTTGGAGTGATTGTTCAAGTCAATGTGGAACCGGCCATAG GACTAGACAACGACGTTACACGGAGCACGACAGATCTGCAGGTTGTTCGGAGGAGTTAGACGACCAGGAGCCTTGTATGGGTCAAGGTAAAGGCTGCCCGAACCAAAAACCCGGCGTTACCGGTCTTGGTTTTGGCTTTACCAATCACAATGGCTACTTCAATCCCAATGCCAACATGATGTGCGCCATGACCTCCTGGGGAGAATGGAGTCCGTGCAGCTCCAAGTGCGGAACAGGCACGAGG ATGAGGATGCGACTCTTCCGGGTGCCTTTTGTGGACAACCGTCGGTGCGATATTAGTCTCATCGCCAAAGAGATTTGTTTGGGAACAGATGAGGGGTGTGACTCGTCCACAGGGTTCTTGAACGGCCCTGCCACGTATGATATGGACGCTTCTGACCAAGACGACGAATTCGACCTGG TATTTCCAGTGTCGAACCAAATGGATCCCTACTACCAGTCGGTGGACCCGTATAACCGCTACAACAACCAGTACGAGTTGCACGATAACGAGATCAATATCAGACCCTTGCCCGATCAACCCAGACATGTGTCCTACTCTTATCAACGACATGACGATGACTTTGTCTGCTCCAGTGATCCAGAC CCCGGATCCTGTCAAGGCCACTTTCCAAGGTGGTACTATGACACTCAAAGCGAAACCTGCAAAGAGTTCTCATACACTGGATGCAAAGGGAACAAGAACAACTTCATCTCCTACGAGCGCTGCATGAGTGTTTGTGGCAGTCAATTTGGCTCGCACAACTGGGATGTGGAGGAGCAAGGACCTTTTGGCAAGCTGAAGGCCATGAACTCCATCAAGATTGACCGCAACCCCAG GGTTATCATTGATTGTCAAGTATCCACATGGAGCGAGTGGTCAGAGTGTTCGAAATCCTGCGGCATTGGCTGGCAGACG AGAGAACGTGAGATCATCCTGGAGACTCAAGGAGGAGGCAAAAGATGTCCCAGGAAACtcgagagaaggagaaagtgTAGCAAGATCCCTTGCCCAACAGACAGCCGCTACTGGTACAGGGGTAGTTGGAG GCACATGGTGAGCAATGACGACGTTCAGCGGGCTGGAAAGTAA